One Acetobacter ghanensis DNA window includes the following coding sequences:
- a CDS encoding gp53 minor capsid family protein, with product MPFQSEVNYNWPAGFPGRWASENPRRIVIPGPNGFRAGAGGLTIARFAWVQNDGVTLLNTAPTATAGSGAAATAVLSSATVYTVSALAVNAGGKDYAVGDTAAFAGGKATVSTIGTGGVVTGVTIQSATAQTTDPTATGVATTTNGSGTGLTLNVTATASQEATGGVASITVSDGGTGYSAAPIVSLTGGGGTGATAVAVVSSGVVTGINVVSAGTGYTSAPTVVITAQTVPNGAPQGFVYADQQGLTTAYLQEATMMIPEGFMAQLAEGGDVFAASSTPALIGQSVFASTTDGSISTGTAGATIAGYIETAWKVSQGNAAGSPIIITGPVAAA from the coding sequence ATGCCTTTTCAGAGCGAAGTAAATTACAATTGGCCAGCGGGCTTTCCCGGTCGCTGGGCCAGTGAGAACCCCCGCCGCATCGTTATTCCCGGGCCCAACGGCTTCCGGGCGGGTGCTGGCGGCCTGACCATTGCGCGCTTTGCGTGGGTGCAGAATGACGGCGTGACGCTGCTCAACACCGCGCCTACCGCAACGGCTGGCTCCGGGGCTGCGGCCACTGCTGTTCTGTCCTCTGCCACGGTTTACACCGTTTCGGCTCTGGCGGTGAACGCTGGTGGCAAGGATTACGCTGTGGGGGATACGGCGGCGTTTGCTGGCGGTAAGGCTACTGTATCCACAATTGGCACAGGCGGTGTGGTGACAGGCGTTACCATCCAGTCTGCCACCGCTCAGACCACTGACCCGACCGCCACGGGCGTTGCCACCACAACGAACGGCAGCGGCACGGGCCTGACCCTGAACGTGACGGCTACAGCCAGTCAGGAAGCTACCGGGGGCGTTGCGTCCATCACGGTTTCCGATGGCGGTACGGGCTATTCGGCAGCGCCGATTGTCTCCCTCACTGGTGGCGGCGGCACCGGCGCCACGGCTGTTGCCGTTGTGTCCTCTGGCGTTGTGACCGGCATTAACGTGGTCAGTGCAGGCACGGGTTACACGTCCGCCCCCACTGTGGTCATCACGGCCCAGACGGTCCCGAACGGTGCGCCGCAGGGCTTCGTCTACGCCGACCAGCAGGGCCTGACCACGGCCTACCTGCAGGAAGCCACCATGATGATCCCCGAGGGCTTCATGGCGCAGCTTGCAGAGGGCGGGGACGTGTTCGCAGCCTCCAGCACTCCGGCCCTTATCGGCCAGTCCGTATTTGCCTCCACCACCGATGGCAGCATCAGCACCGGCACCGCAGGCGCGACCATCGCGGGCTACATCGAAACTGCGTGGAAGGTCTCGCAGGGAAATGCCGCTGGCTCGCCCATCATCATCACCGGCCCTGTTGCGGCTGCATAA
- a CDS encoding phage neck terminator protein has protein sequence MVEGSGNSADAYYVISPTESEIYKAVGQWLQSILPTGMGVVQGQQNRNAAPRDPFAVMVIIGRERIATNGWTYDGKATRTLTEQVQVTMQVNLFGPASSNQMQVVTALWRDMQAVDFFRSLGVPIAPLTTSTTRQLGFETGERQYDDLWTVDLTMQVTLTTRLPQQFATSIPINLVEVVTAYPATE, from the coding sequence ATGGTCGAAGGTTCTGGTAACTCGGCAGATGCCTACTACGTCATAAGCCCAACAGAGAGCGAGATTTACAAGGCGGTAGGGCAATGGCTCCAGAGCATTTTGCCCACAGGCATGGGTGTTGTTCAGGGCCAGCAGAACCGAAATGCTGCCCCCCGCGATCCATTTGCAGTCATGGTCATTATTGGCCGAGAGCGCATAGCCACTAATGGCTGGACCTATGACGGAAAGGCCACCCGCACCCTGACCGAACAGGTGCAGGTGACCATGCAGGTCAATCTGTTTGGCCCAGCCTCCAGCAACCAGATGCAGGTTGTCACGGCCCTGTGGCGAGACATGCAGGCGGTTGATTTCTTCCGCTCCCTTGGCGTCCCCATTGCGCCCCTGACCACATCCACCACGCGGCAGCTTGGGTTTGAGACTGGCGAGCGCCAGTACGATGACCTGTGGACGGTTGACCTCACCATGCAGGTCACGCTGACCACTCGCCTGCCGCAGCAGTTTGCAACATCCATTCCCATCAATCTGGTTGAGGTCGTAACGGCCTATCCAGCAACGGAGTAA
- a CDS encoding DUF4054 domain-containing protein yields the protein MPCTTTTGVVTFDYTAWSARYPALAQNVDATLAQSYFDEATFYLNNTPCSPVRDLNKRALLLGLLVAHLATLYLPQSQGGTGGLVGRVSSATRGSVSVGTDMGNQQERAAWFNQTQFGASFWAATRYLRQARYVPGFPQRPRIWP from the coding sequence ATGCCCTGCACGACCACGACCGGCGTTGTCACGTTCGATTACACGGCGTGGTCGGCTCGGTATCCAGCGCTTGCCCAGAATGTGGATGCAACGCTGGCGCAGTCATACTTTGACGAAGCCACGTTCTACCTGAACAACACGCCATGTAGCCCTGTGCGCGACCTGAACAAGCGCGCATTACTGCTTGGCCTGCTGGTGGCGCATCTGGCCACCCTCTACCTGCCGCAGTCTCAGGGCGGCACAGGGGGGCTTGTAGGGCGGGTTTCTTCCGCCACTCGTGGCAGTGTTTCCGTTGGGACCGACATGGGAAACCAGCAGGAGCGCGCAGCGTGGTTTAATCAGACCCAATTCGGCGCATCGTTCTGGGCCGCCACCCGCTATCTGCGGCAGGCCCGGTACGTTCCCGGCTTTCCGCAAAGGCCCCGCATATGGCCGTAA
- a CDS encoding phage head morphogenesis protein, which yields MVKLRCQSAQGKRIAPVRASAGVEAQYYQAMHAMLRRMHKEVLNDLAKAYKAAEPQIAQDASPLARLVKVMDQLTAKWRKRFDDAADEMAKRFVKSAQTYTQSSFQAELKRNGFTVQFKPTRYVQDMTSRSIAENVNLIKGMSDDHLKGIETAVNMSVMRGRDLSSLSEALQKQYGISRRRAAFIARDQNNKATSVINRARQTELGLKEGIWVHSSGGKHPRPDHVKAGKDRLRFNLTKGAYIGGRWIHPGEDPNCRCTWSVIIPGFDDD from the coding sequence GTGGTCAAACTCCGGTGTCAGTCAGCGCAGGGCAAGCGCATTGCCCCTGTGCGGGCTAGTGCCGGGGTCGAGGCGCAATACTACCAAGCCATGCACGCCATGCTTCGGCGGATGCACAAGGAAGTCCTGAACGATCTGGCTAAAGCGTACAAAGCTGCTGAACCCCAGATCGCGCAGGATGCCTCCCCATTGGCCCGACTGGTCAAGGTCATGGATCAGCTTACGGCCAAGTGGCGCAAGCGGTTCGATGATGCCGCCGACGAAATGGCCAAGCGGTTTGTGAAGTCGGCTCAGACCTACACACAGAGTTCGTTTCAGGCTGAGTTGAAGCGCAACGGGTTTACCGTGCAGTTCAAGCCTACGCGCTATGTGCAGGACATGACCTCTCGCTCCATTGCCGAGAACGTCAATCTGATCAAGGGCATGTCTGACGACCACCTCAAGGGCATTGAGACTGCGGTCAATATGTCCGTGATGCGTGGCCGCGACCTGTCTAGCCTAAGCGAAGCGCTCCAGAAGCAATACGGCATCAGCCGCCGCCGGGCCGCTTTCATTGCCCGCGACCAGAACAACAAGGCCACGTCCGTCATCAACCGGGCGAGGCAAACTGAGCTTGGTCTGAAAGAGGGCATCTGGGTGCACTCATCAGGCGGGAAGCACCCGAGGCCAGACCATGTGAAGGCCGGGAAAGACCGGCTTCGTTTCAATCTGACCAAGGGCGCTTACATTGGGGGTCGCTGGATACACCCCGGCGAGGATCCAAACTGCCGGTGCACATGGTCCGTGATTATTCCGGGGTTTGACGATGACTGA
- a CDS encoding DUF2213 domain-containing protein codes for MTDTILALDRSVRRIDADGHLFVERCVLSAAVVSPYYGREIPGAEALGLNPDQIYQLYRDADALRDAAETINGKPILDIHQPINAEDHPREITVGSVSNARFEAPDLIGELSIWDGDAIKSIQDGSKRCVSAGYAYDAVPETGEVNGQPYTLKMVNIRFNHLALVESPRVQTAIIGDSALSPKKEQSMAVRVPMSAVAKVAAALKSGRLALDASEEDVKKCMDDDDQAEDEEEEDKSDKDKKPSDKPAEDESEEKRERDEKVGGEKANAELKGERKEKDRIEGEDEEEDAKKEDKKAQDRAISLAVDAAIRAERSRNRATEEAKRLVAPLVGEVHGLDSAEDILRYALKDCGVMGLDGVNTAGLKALVNAQVGALAPAPVMATDSAPDKGSVLSGISAPRKL; via the coding sequence ATGACTGACACAATACTCGCGCTCGACCGCTCCGTGCGGCGCATAGACGCGGACGGGCACCTGTTTGTTGAGCGCTGCGTGCTGAGCGCCGCCGTGGTGTCGCCCTACTATGGCCGGGAAATACCGGGCGCGGAAGCGTTGGGCCTGAACCCTGACCAGATATACCAGCTTTACCGCGATGCTGACGCGCTGCGGGATGCCGCCGAGACGATCAACGGCAAGCCCATCCTCGACATTCACCAGCCGATCAATGCCGAGGATCACCCGCGAGAGATTACGGTCGGCTCCGTCAGCAATGCCCGGTTTGAAGCCCCCGACCTGATCGGTGAGCTTTCCATCTGGGACGGTGACGCGATCAAGTCCATTCAGGACGGCTCCAAACGCTGCGTGTCCGCTGGATACGCATACGATGCCGTCCCGGAAACTGGCGAAGTCAACGGCCAGCCCTACACGCTCAAGATGGTGAACATTCGGTTCAACCACTTGGCGCTAGTTGAATCCCCCCGCGTGCAAACGGCCATCATTGGCGACAGCGCGCTTTCACCCAAAAAGGAACAGAGCATGGCCGTACGTGTACCCATGTCCGCAGTGGCCAAGGTTGCTGCTGCCCTCAAGTCTGGTCGCCTTGCGCTCGATGCGTCCGAAGAGGACGTGAAGAAGTGCATGGACGATGACGATCAGGCCGAGGACGAAGAAGAGGAAGATAAGTCCGACAAGGATAAAAAGCCTTCTGACAAGCCTGCTGAGGATGAGTCCGAAGAAAAGCGCGAGCGCGATGAAAAGGTCGGCGGCGAAAAAGCTAATGCCGAACTGAAGGGCGAGCGTAAGGAAAAGGACCGCATCGAAGGCGAGGATGAGGAGGAAGACGCCAAGAAGGAAGATAAAAAGGCGCAGGACCGGGCGATCTCCCTTGCTGTAGATGCCGCCATCAGGGCCGAGCGCAGTCGCAACCGTGCGACAGAAGAGGCCAAGCGCCTTGTTGCTCCGCTGGTGGGCGAGGTACACGGCCTCGACAGCGCCGAGGACATTCTCCGCTACGCCCTGAAAGATTGCGGCGTGATGGGTCTGGATGGCGTGAATACGGCGGGCCTCAAGGCGCTGGTGAATGCGCAGGTTGGCGCACTCGCCCCCGCTCCGGTCATGGCCACCGATAGCGCGCCCGACAAGGGTAGCGTCCTGTCTGGCATCTCCGCCCCCCGCAAGCTGTAA
- a CDS encoding HK97-gp10 family putative phage morphogenesis protein, translating into MAVKIKSVGGVGLENALKQLQEKIGQGAHVRSGFLENATYPDGTPVAQVAYWDEYGTKTAPPRPFMRTAIANNKGDWGRLMGAVLKATGYNVNQALALVGEKITDQVKQEIVSFTAPENSMLTNILKERFPTGDYTKDDFLKAVSDLKHGATASPGKPLVWSGVMLNSAAYDVKEGPE; encoded by the coding sequence ATGGCCGTAAAGATCAAGTCCGTTGGTGGCGTTGGCCTTGAGAACGCACTCAAGCAGTTGCAGGAGAAGATAGGGCAGGGGGCGCATGTGCGCTCCGGGTTTCTGGAGAACGCGACCTATCCTGATGGAACACCGGTGGCGCAAGTAGCCTATTGGGACGAGTATGGGACAAAGACAGCCCCGCCCCGCCCGTTTATGCGCACGGCCATTGCCAACAACAAGGGCGATTGGGGCAGGCTTATGGGGGCAGTGCTCAAGGCCACAGGCTATAATGTCAATCAGGCATTAGCTCTGGTAGGTGAGAAGATCACCGATCAGGTCAAGCAAGAGATCGTCTCTTTCACGGCTCCAGAAAACTCCATGCTGACCAACATCCTCAAGGAGAGATTCCCGACAGGGGATTACACCAAGGATGACTTCCTCAAGGCTGTTTCCGACCTCAAGCATGGGGCCACGGCAAGTCCCGGCAAGCCGCTTGTCTGGTCTGGGGTCATGCTCAATTCCGCGGCCTATGACGTAAAGGAGGGCCCGGAATGA
- a CDS encoding phage portal protein, whose translation MKLLNWFKRKPEPAPAPARVEPVAPTKDRRRMPRFSVQSPEDLQALAEKLFTPYQPPKGVRGDGQAGLAMDSSLSAYMGANYNIVSNFIADGLNFKGYADLAAMMLRAEFRKPVETIAKETTREWIKFRSTDTDEDEDDEEIADKIRELEKEFLRLRVRDVVRRQITHGLGYGLGHIWIGIKGRPLNSAGQNIPLKINANGMAKGTLDRLVNIDPIWTNPNTYNADNPLKENYYRPDNWWVQGVLVHHTRLLTVVPYEVPDILKPAFNFGGLSLTQQLEAYVHNFLRTRQSVSDMASNFATKVLKTDMTGNMQADNCMSYGDIDADSVTGRVAAMNVWQSNNGTFVIDKESEDFDIKTAPLSGLGELQAQSQEFMAGIPGIPLVKLFGIQPQGLNASSEGEIRVFYDEIAAFQEANVGPTVRAIFNLAQINLWGEIDERLDFEFIHLWQLSEKEAAEVEKIKTDTDAVNVQAGVVAPEEARKRQAADPQSIYRNVSLAGPPPEPPDPETDGAGLEGVLRRGEESEDG comes from the coding sequence ATGAAGCTGCTCAACTGGTTCAAGCGTAAGCCGGAGCCTGCGCCCGCTCCTGCGCGCGTAGAGCCAGTCGCGCCCACCAAAGACCGGCGCAGAATGCCTCGGTTCTCTGTCCAGTCGCCAGAGGATTTGCAGGCGTTGGCCGAGAAGTTGTTCACGCCCTACCAGCCCCCCAAGGGCGTGCGTGGAGACGGGCAGGCCGGACTGGCCATGGATAGCAGCCTCTCTGCCTACATGGGCGCGAATTACAACATCGTCAGCAACTTCATTGCCGATGGACTGAATTTCAAGGGCTACGCAGACCTTGCGGCCATGATGCTGCGGGCTGAGTTCCGCAAGCCGGTGGAGACGATTGCCAAGGAAACCACGCGTGAGTGGATCAAGTTTCGTTCGACCGATACCGACGAGGACGAAGACGACGAGGAAATAGCTGACAAGATCCGTGAGCTTGAAAAAGAGTTCCTGCGCCTGCGTGTACGCGATGTGGTGCGGCGCCAGATCACGCACGGGCTTGGGTATGGACTAGGGCATATCTGGATTGGAATTAAGGGCAGGCCACTCAACTCGGCCGGGCAGAATATCCCGCTCAAGATCAACGCCAACGGTATGGCCAAGGGAACGCTTGACCGGCTGGTAAACATTGATCCCATCTGGACCAACCCGAACACCTACAACGCAGATAATCCCCTCAAGGAAAACTACTACCGGCCCGACAACTGGTGGGTGCAGGGCGTTCTGGTTCATCACACCCGGCTGCTGACCGTGGTGCCGTATGAAGTGCCGGACATTCTCAAGCCCGCGTTCAACTTCGGCGGCCTGTCCCTCACGCAGCAGCTTGAAGCCTACGTGCACAACTTCCTGCGCACGCGTCAGTCTGTTTCCGACATGGCGAGCAACTTTGCCACCAAGGTTCTGAAAACGGACATGACCGGGAACATGCAGGCCGATAACTGCATGAGCTATGGCGACATAGATGCGGACAGCGTGACCGGGCGTGTTGCGGCCATGAACGTATGGCAGAGCAACAACGGCACGTTCGTTATCGACAAGGAAAGCGAGGACTTCGACATAAAGACCGCGCCGCTCTCCGGCCTTGGAGAACTACAGGCGCAGTCTCAGGAGTTCATGGCGGGCATTCCCGGCATCCCCCTGGTCAAGCTGTTCGGCATCCAGCCGCAGGGTTTGAACGCCAGCAGTGAAGGCGAGATCAGGGTCTTTTACGACGAGATAGCCGCGTTTCAGGAGGCCAATGTCGGCCCGACTGTGCGCGCCATCTTCAATCTGGCCCAGATTAACCTTTGGGGCGAGATCGACGAGCGGCTTGATTTTGAGTTCATCCACCTGTGGCAGCTTTCCGAGAAAGAGGCGGCAGAGGTGGAGAAGATCAAGACGGACACGGACGCGGTGAACGTGCAGGCGGGGGTTGTTGCCCCCGAGGAAGCACGCAAACGGCAGGCAGCGGACCCGCAGAGCATTTACCGCAACGTCAGTCTGGCCGGGCCACCGCCCGAACCGCCAGACCCAGAAACAGACGGCGCAGGGCTTGAAGGGGTGTTGCGGCGTGGCGAGGAAAGCGAGGACGGTTAG